Within Salvia splendens isolate huo1 chromosome 21, SspV2, whole genome shotgun sequence, the genomic segment cccaaaaacacctcctgccacatcactaggacatcccactgcactaccacatcactaggacaccCTGCTGCACAATAATAGCatagcactaggacatcccaataGCCTAGCACAATAATaaccaataaaacaaattcacaaatacggaattaaaaattcaacacgaatacggacggagaaagtgcaataataatttcattaaataaaaaaaattaacataataCAACTAAAAAACGATTCAAAAAAGGTAcatgttagtatgccttgaatctgtatagtTTGCCGCTAGCCGAACAGGGGTCTTGCtgtgatatgtttttgttttaggccttcatttccgacgatcatgttgtgcatgataatacatgcgttagCCGGTCGCTCGTCCGTGGTTCAAATGAAATAAAGTACAACGAgtcatatatatagagtttttgaaaaaaatatcaaaaaatgcTCTCTTCCGTCGCCTgaccacaatagcggacgagcgGACGGACGACGCCTCCCCACCACTGACGACCTCTCATCCGTCGTGCTTGTCCGTCACCCGCTCGCCGGTTCTAATAGTGGACATCCGCAACGGACGAGCCGCTAGCCGATCGCtcgtccgccgggacatccgctattgtggatgctctaaagttaTAGTATAGCTATGAGAGTATCCGCAATGGCGAacttccgcgcggaattcccacggacgtcccggaattccgtcgcggacgtccgccattaggcgtacCGGGCGCGGATACTGAATTGGGTtgaggacgtcgcaggtccgcggAATTTAGCGGAATTCCGTCctgacgtccgctattgcgtgGACTGTCACGGAATTCCGCACGGACGTCCCGTATtgtgcattaaatgtttttttttattttccataaatacatcccgttgaacttcatttcattcgcaccacttgttttaacgagtatctctctaaATACCATTCTTTTGAATCATCAATGGAGTACCACGATAGCGATTCTTCTAATTATTCTAAATGAAgtaagttttattttaaaaataatgtatttgttttagtaattatgtaattttttttaatgaactatgttattttttaaataaagtggttgcattttctccgtatttgcGTCGAAACTTTAATcccgtaaattgtttacttccggaaattgtttaatttgtaaatttgtggttttttttaatgtgggaattccgtcgggGAAGTCTGCCACCGTGTAgtgggaattccgtatgacgtggcagagcagtgggaagtccttatgacgtggcaggaggtgtttttaggccatccacaataggaatagcccagcaatagcccagccatagcctagccactgccacatcatcagcactaaaaatcctcctgccacatcatcaaaacaagcaaatagccctgcaatagcccagccatagcctagccacataatatccacatcattattaacaaatatatacaaaatgaaataattaacaatcacacaatatacaaaatttaatttacgagacatatacgggaaacattaataatactattaaaattttaaaaagtacaataatttaaaaaaagtacaatacaaaaaaaatttacaataataaaaaaaagtacaataattcactcctcatcgccgtcgtcgtctcctccgtcgctgtcgccaccatcgcctccgctTCCGtcgccgcctctactcccggcggcttccctccgtgccgcctccaaatcctcctgcatgctcaggagcaatgtttgaagcaaactcttctccacggggtccaccgccgcccgccattcggccttcgtcttgaccatctgagcgcgcgtttgttgacgcgcgaagaatttgagatccgctgtggattggccaaggggggatgccgactggacctcctgtgaaccccgcggcgacccccctcgcctcccgttgagcccggcTGTGCCCAATCGGGTGAGTACGGCGAGCAAACGAACGAGAGGTCGGGACCTCCTGtgccgtctcagggaggtcgtgggaaccaccgctactgccgctgaaatcaccggaatagttcaaccgttgcttcttcggccagccggAGTCGACaactactcggaacttctcggaatcgttcagcacaagatagcagttccagtaggtgaattccttgtacacccccttcagggggaaggctttctccgctgtcctcctgcagtcgtcctccgtttgcccactgctcatcatgcggagggcgttggtatacaagcccgaaaatcgggagaccgcaaccctgattcggtcccactccttccggcaatcctccccattgcgtggcctcccctccgggcaaaacctctggtaggttgctgctatcttgccccacaagttgacgatcctctggttgttggaaacgagaggatcgtcgcaaacactcacccacgccttggacagcgcgacgttctccgcgtccgtctacctcctccgtaccgagttgtcgtcctcacccggctgcgaggactcgccgacccttttccccttgcctttcttctttggggcgccccgaccccgccctgcgccccccgtttgaacgggagcatccgAAACACCGGAAagatctatccccaagtcatcgaaggagaaagtgtcaaactgggccggaggcgcagcctctgttggcgtcgatgtgtgcgacgaaccagtcgaaaaatcaaaactggggcgatagacgtcccccggcgtcccctgcgtcgcgggcgtcccctgcgtcgccggtacccccccgggcatcatctgcatcccgggtgcccaccccggcatctggacactgggtgcccaccccaacatcatctgctgccacgggtacatgctgtagtatgggtgcatctgactccatccacctcccacggggatcgggggagtttgagatccgctactccctgaagtaggctcgttgttgagatccatttaccgttattgatcttgtacagaaatttagatagagagagtactcgttaatacaagtgatgcgaatgaaaatgacaggcaagtcgcgtatatatagtgtttcggaaaaaaaaaaattaaaaattcgcgctaggcggtgcgctaggcgatccggacgctgcaatagctcctagcggatcgcctagcgaaccgcctagcgccgcggaaccgccgagcgctaggcggtttttttttcgcgaaatccgctaggcagctgcaatagatcgcctagcgccggcactcggctaagcggtgcgctaggcgctattgtggatgctcttaatgctATCTTCTTCCTTTGGTTGCTTTTACCGAATTCGAAACCCCCAATTTCAACGACCACTCTCAAGGTGCCAATTATGGATCCAGACCGTCCAAAAAGGGTATGCGCTTCATTTTCATACGCATTCTTAATTAAGTAGTATtattatatgattttttttgtttgtgatTTCTCAGCTTCATAAATATGTTCCAAAGCCTCAAACTCGGAAACCCGTTTCAACTGCAATGTACTCTCAACGGCTTGTATTTCCATTTTCTATGTATAATTCTCAAGATTGATGTTGGAATGAACTTTGCAGTGGCGATGATGGCGGAACGCAGCGATTCCCTGCCCACGGAGTTTCCgtaattctctctcttatttactTATTTTCGCTCTCCAATTTTGTCTGCCGGTTAAGGAAAGATAAATTATCAGAATCAATGATTTCGTTTTGAACTTGAGATATTTTAGGAACACAGCTGTGGTCTTGTTGTAATTTCCCTACTCACATAATCACATGAGCTTGCTTCTCATTGACATTGTAATTGAAGGTTTTGAATGATTTATTTATTGCAAGATTTAAGAGGATCATATGTATGGAGTAATTCTCTACCGCTCTACCCGATAAACTTGTGggaaaaaaatttacattataaGTTACTTATAAAAGTGCTTTAGTAATTGCTACAGAGAGAATATTTAATTTAGATGAAGAATTAAATTGAGATTGACAGCAAAATGTTAAGAAATTCAGTGGTGTAGGATCAGACTGCTTTTCGTGTTTATTTAATCTTTGACTGAATGGTTTCTGGTTAGAAAAAGgatctgttttcttgatttagttTTATGTGCATGATGCACCCTCAAACCTACTACAACAGGGACTAGTTACATTCATGTTAAATCTCTTAAAATAGATGAAAATTGGTTTAGATATGGTTGTGTACAATATATAGGCTTATCGAGGTCTGAGCAAAATAATTAATCTAAGAAAATATTATAGAATATCTAATTGAATGCAGATCTTGTTTTCAAGTTCATAAGTGACAGTTTACTACTCTATTTGTTCTATGATTAAATGTTCCACTTTGACCAACCTAAGATTTTAAGgaatgtaaaggaaagtgagtgaaaaagttagtggaatatgagttccTCTTTTATGTACTCCGTTTTAgttttatactaataaattgtgtgtgaaatgagttagtggggTGTggggtttattacttcattaatcaaaaatagtaaaagtaaaatgtgaaatTTAATGGTGGATATTCCAAAATGGCAATATGACTATATGAGACATCTAATAATGGACAGAGTAGTGTTTTTCTCTGTTGTTCTTTCCTGTTTTGCTCTTTTCAGTTTTGTAGGAGTGTGATTAGCCTATTTGTATCCCTtggagttttgattttttttattccttcATATAGAAAAGATACAACAAAGGTTCCCAATACGATAGAACCATTTTTTTTGCTATTCAATGTTATATGGCTTCCTCCTTAATCATATCATATTGTTGAAATATGTTTTCTTCCAGTgatatttttatcttttggtTTAAGTAGATATGTTGCAGTGCTTAAACTTTTTGCAGCCCTTTGCATTGCTATAACATGGGAAAGATTGTAGTCCTAGCTTATCAATGTATTTCTGAGGTAATTATTGCTTGATAGATGATTCTGACTGCATCAATTTTCCAATTTTCCAATTTGTAGGGGCATCTAGCAAAGCCGGGAGCAAAAGTGGAGAAGAAATGTAATCTCTTTTCTGATATCGCGTTAGCTTGCAGTTGATATAATTTTTAGTTGTTTAATATGGGTGCCAatttgtaaatttatttaatgaCAAATATTAGCTGGTGCTATTGGGTTGATGGCCTTTGCCTTTGTAAATGAGAAAcgtaattactccctccgtcccaactgaGTTGAgccgtattcctttttgggatgttccaactaagttgagtcatttccttttttgacaaaaaataaaacatcccaTCATtgttactttattccatcacctactttactgtctttttatttttcctactttattcctctctcctactttttaacacaatttcttaatctctgtatccaaaagttttgactcaatttatttgggactgagggagtatttgttttgtacagGATAGAGAAACATAAACCTATTAGTATATCAATTTTTATCAGGTTTCAGACAGTATTATGGTATGTTTGTTATGTCTCATTATGAAACTATGTTTGAATTTGAAACCACAGCTCCAGTGCAAGTTGCCTTTTCACACTCAGTTAAATCAAGTACCATAACGGGCTCAAGCAGACAAAGGCAAAGGGCTGATGATGGAAGTTCTTCCTCCTACTCAGAAGCATCTACAACCGGTGAAATGCAAGATCATTTTACTTCTACTTCCTCTGCAAGAACACAAGGAGTCACTGACAATATTGTTGATGAAACTGGTGGTGCTACtgtgaagaagaaaaaagaatatCGAGCCCCTTGGGTAAAGACAATTTGCTCACTCCTATCCCTTTTCCAAACTATATGGAGAAAAATACTGAGGTTGAGCTTATGTCTTTAACTTTGTCCGCAGGATTATAATAGTTTGTATCCTACTGAACTACCTCTTATGAAACCTCATTCTGGAAACCCAGGTATCTCTCTGATGTATGACAGTGAAGAGCTTTTTAGTACCCATTTTATTGAGGAACAGTGTGGGGCTGGTCCCACACTCCCACTAATGAAATGCTTTTGTGAAggaaaaatacaataaatacaATCAGATTAGGATAGCTAAAATGACTTGCTTGTTCAACCTTATAGCCTGTCTTCTGAgttttggaaattaaaatataccgTGTGGCATTTATAATAGTAATTCTTTTCTGTTTCGCTTCCTCCAGAAATTCTTGATAAAGCTGAATTCGAGGAAGCTAAGGAGTATGATGaaaaatctctaaattctgctTCAATTCTTGGCTTGCTGGTCagtattatatttgatttaatattgaACATGTTTGTTTGTGTGTCTCCTTGTAAATGTAATTATAGATATCATCCTCATCTTTTGATATTAGATTTCTGATTTTCGGTCCATTTTGCTGCTTTTTATTCACAGGAAAAAGACGATACACCTAGGATGCTTGTTTTCAAGTTTCCTCCCAATCTTCCTGTAGGCAGAGCACCAGGATATGCCAACAGGAGAGAAACAGATGATAACTTGAGCGCAGTAGAAAAATCAGTGAGAATCGGGAAAGGAAAGGAGAAAGTAATGGTTGGCAGTGTTGCAAAAGGGAAAGAAATAGCTGGAAGCTTCATAATGAGTGGTTCCCCACGTAAAAAAGACACCAGTTTGGAGGAGTTTCCTGAGGGATACATGGGCAAGATGTTGGTCTACAAAAGTGGTGCTGTTAAGTTCAAGTTAGGAGGTATCATGTATAATGTGAGTCATTTTTACCCTGCTTCATGCTTTTGTACTTTCCTAATCCTGTTTCTGTTGACACATCATTTCTGTTGGAATTCATGCTTACTAATTTTCTGCCCTCTCTTGGAAACTGTATTGCGTGCTAGCCATTATCTGCTGGACAAACTGTATAGATTAACTGAAGGACATGGTTTCAGGAAACCCTTATAGACTGCATTTTATCTTTAATTCATTTAAAGCTAATTACCAATAGAAATAGCATTTTAGCCATAACAAGTAAGCTTCAGTTTTCCTATTTATATTAGGCTCAAAGTTATGAAGTATTTTCTCCATTTTTATCATAACAGCAACTTCTGCATTGCCCTCCAATGTTATCATAACAGTCACGAATTGTGACTGTAGGTTTAGCTGAATGAACTTGATCTTAGCCAATGTAGACTCAAGTGGTCAGGATGACATGTTTTCAGGGCTGTGTTATAGTTGCACCGTAATCTATTTGTATCTTTTCAAAATTGAGCCTATCATCTGCAACATTATGGCATGGCTTGCAGGTTTCATCTGGTACTGCCTGCACTTTCCATCAAAATGTTATGGCGGTCAACATAAAGGATAAACGGTGCTGTAATTTGGGAGGACCAGACATGACAGCTGTTGTGACTCCCAACATCGACTCCCTGTTAAGTAGCCAGATGGATTGATTTGGGTTAGCAGTGTCGTAGTACTTAGCAACTATATGCAGATCCAAGTAGCTAACTTGCGTTCGTGATGCATGACCAAGACATATAGCTTCACGGGCGTGTAGATTTGATTGTACAAATGTGTAGCATGGCACAGATATATTGTTGCATCATTTTGAAGGAGTTATCACTATTCTGCAAAGTTCTCATCTCTCGAGTCTCAACCATCTCGTGAGTAGGTTCAGGTGAGTGTGTTTAAgctgaaaaacaaaaaaaatagtacaaTGAAAACTAAATCCAGATTTGATGATAAGTTGAAAACAGTAGAGATGGGGCAAATAAACAAGAACAAAATGGAGGTGCGGGGAATCGAACCCCGGACCTTTCGCATGCTAAGCGAGCGCTCTACCATGTGAGCTACACCCCCGCAAACATAATCTTCTTTGTATGATGTTTTCTCATATCAAATTTTTGtgatgaataataaataatgcatGGGAAATGAGCTTGAAAAGAAGGGTTAGTTTCCAGGTTTGATATGCACAAAAAGGGGAGACTTGTCTTGGATACTCCAAGAACCCTTGTTGATTCTTTCGCGAAGAAACCGGATGCTCTTTCGTTGATTGTTGTTTATTAAGTTACTTAAGGTTGCTTCTGCTGGGTTAAATTTAAATATGTCGTATTTGATCCAAGTTTCACACACATTCACAAAAGTCTTAGTAAATTTGGAACAtcaaaaataatagtactatttgtTGGGAGATTTTGTTACAATAAAGTGTTTTAATTGATACCAAAACctcaaatattataaaacatataaTAAATCTTAGTTCAAATAAGGCCCTTCTTGATATGATAGATGTAGAATTGCTTGAACGTAGGAATAGAATGTAAATAGGAATGGAATGACAAATTCTTTTATATTTCCTTTGAACTTTCATTCCATTCTGCCTACATTCCattatactattaaatataAGTATGCTTAGTTTTCCGCCTTGGCTACCAACTTTGACGCACCTAAGTcgttttaatatttaattatatgttaTTGAAACATCATGGTTTTGCGAAGACATTGGTTTCGAATAGAGAACACATATTTTCAATTGTTATCTGGAAGAATTTGTTGAGACTCAGTGGTACTAAACTGCACTTCACAATAACTTATCATCCCCAATCGGACGGCTAGACCGAGGTTTGAAAAGAAGTGAGTGCAAAAAAAGAAGCGACTCGGCTATGAGGGAATGAAGGGAATACTAAGTTTTCAGTATATAGCGGTATACTTCCTCTATCCTAcaaaaatatgtgtattttcCACGTctgtccgtcccataaaaatatgagcaattttatttatggaaagttgtcatcaactcattactcatatggagtatatcaatttatttacaatttataccaCCATGGCCcaccattacaactcattaaacaATTACTACCTACCTCTGtactttaaaaataacaactatttccattttagtctgtatcttaaaaatagaaactttc encodes:
- the LOC121785520 gene encoding uncharacterized protein LOC121785520, which encodes MDPDRPKRLHKYVPKPQTRKPVSTAIGDDGGTQRFPAHGVSGHLAKPGAKVEKKSPVQVAFSHSVKSSTITGSSRQRQRADDGSSSSYSEASTTGEMQDHFTSTSSARTQGVTDNIVDETGGATVKKKKEYRAPWDYNSLYPTELPLMKPHSGNPEILDKAEFEEAKEYDEKSLNSASILGLLEKDDTPRMLVFKFPPNLPVGRAPGYANRRETDDNLSAVEKSVRIGKGKEKVMVGSVAKGKEIAGSFIMSGSPRKKDTSLEEFPEGYMGKMLVYKSGAVKFKLGGIMYNVSSGTACTFHQNVMAVNIKDKRCCNLGGPDMTAVVTPNIDSLLSSQMD